DNA from Stenotrophomonas acidaminiphila:
CCGTGATCGGTCGCCTGCGTGGCATCCTGGCGCACAAGGCCCCGCCGTGGCTGGTGATCGACGTGGGCGGCGTCGGCTATGAGCTGGAGGCGCCGATGAGCACCTTCTACGACCTGCCCGACATCGGCCGCGAGGTGGTGCTGTTCACCCACTACGCGCAGAAGGAGGACAGCGTGTCGCTGTACGGCTTCCTGCGCGAGGGCGAGCGGCGCCTGTTCCGCGACGTGCAGAAGGTCACCGGCATCGGCGCGAAGATCGCGCTGGCGGTGCTGTCCGGTGCCAGCGTGGATGAGTTCGGCCGGCTGATCCAGGCCGGAGACATCACCGCGCTGACCCGCATTCCCGGCATCGGCAAGAAGACCGCCGAGCGCATGATCGTGGAACTGCGCGACAAGGCCGCCGACTTTGCCGGTGGCGGTGCGCCGGTGGCCGGGCCGCTGGCCACCGACCCGGTGTCCGAGGCGACCGTGGCCCTGCAGCAGCTGGGCTACAAGCCGGCCGAGGCGGCGAAGATGGCGCGCGACGCGGCAACCGACGGCGACGATGTCGCCATGGTGATCCGCAAGGCGCTGCAATCGGCGCTGCGCTGACCCCACTCCCCTTCATTACCGGGCGACCGAAACCACCATGTCCCACGCTGCTTCCCAGCCCGCCACCCCGGGCCAC
Protein-coding regions in this window:
- a CDS encoding Holliday junction branch migration protein RuvA, which translates into the protein MIGRLRGILAHKAPPWLVIDVGGVGYELEAPMSTFYDLPDIGREVVLFTHYAQKEDSVSLYGFLREGERRLFRDVQKVTGIGAKIALAVLSGASVDEFGRLIQAGDITALTRIPGIGKKTAERMIVELRDKAADFAGGGAPVAGPLATDPVSEATVALQQLGYKPAEAAKMARDAATDGDDVAMVIRKALQSALR